Sequence from the Dysidea avara chromosome 5, odDysAvar1.4, whole genome shotgun sequence genome:
ATAGTCAATTTTTGGCTGTCATATTTCAGTTTACATGCATATATGGCATTACAAAAAAACTTGTAACTTCGCGACTGTGAGTGCAGCAGTATTTAGACTGAGGAATACATCTTGCCATGCAGTATAACGAATACTATTGTTATTGTAACAACTTCCTTTTGTGAGCTTATTATTGTTTTTAGGTTaatgttcacacacacacacacacacacacacagattgTGGAACTATAAATATATATGAGTTGATCACATTAAAAGGTCACATCAGTCTAGACCTTAGACGTGTTTCAAATAATTCCAATGCAAGTGCAATGAAATTTGGGCCATCCATGATCACTGTAAAGTAGCTAATCAGTAGTAAAATTTAACTCCTACCAATTTTCAACATGCTCCGAGGGAAGGTAGACTAGAGTAGCAACAACTGAATTGGTATATAGACTAGAGTAGCAATTGGTAGCCATTGCACTTAAATTCATAAATTCAACTATGTGAAACTATAATTAACACTTTATGGTAGTCATTGGGCATTGTCACACATTTCctgttttaattattgtacaaatgagtaataataataataattacttatGTTGATTAGCAGTTATTACTGAAGTGACAGCCACACAAGTGTAAATAATCGTTCTACTGTCTATATCCAGCTTGCAGCCATCTAAAGCTGGCTGTGATAAATGTATGTTGATAATCTGAGTTGATATAAAGTTTATAGCTAATTAACTGTTgtcacattagctataatattatcagTATTATCCTCCAATCACTAGTGCCCCATATCATTGCTAGTTTGTTATAATAAACACCATTATGATAAAATTTTAGTTCATTGATGTGTAACAAAGATCCATATTTATATATATCATAAATCACAGCTACAAAACTCGTCACTCCTACATGCATATCTGTGTATATAGAAAGTTTATTAATAAAGTGCTATTGTGCATGTGGTCAAGTGATACTGTCTTCTTCTTTGCAGTTACAGATTACCACACATGAACCCACTCAAGGTAGGATCCAGCTGACGTTCCAGATATGCCACTCCCCTTGTAAGTGAGTGTATATCAAACACTAGTGACCTCAGTATACACTCAATAACATCGTCACCATGCATGACGAAAAGACTAGCATAGACCTTAAGGTAGTCACTTCGCTGGTACACTGGACAGAGTGTCCCCAATCCGAGctgtagaaaattttgaaaagccATACAACTATAGTTGCATACAATTTTATATAGCAGTGTAGCTATATCACTCAATTGCAGTAAATGATATTATCAACAAGTCAATGCTATTGCTCTCTTCAAATTCCataaacaaagcactgtaaaCTTCCTATTAACTACAGTTCTTATTTTACATTAACTAATAAGCCACAATAAACTCCATCCATAGCACAACTTAGACTAACATATGTTTTGTTCTGCCCATTTTAAGCAAAATAAAAAAAGTAGTTTCCTGACAATATGTTTAACTGGTTGCCTAAGTACAACAGTTAAACTATAAAAGTGCATGTGTGTCATATTATTACCTTAATTCGTTGAAGGGCCTTAGTTGATGCTTTAAGATGAGCAAATATGGAGTTGAGTTGTGCTCTTGGTACTGCATGATGATCATATTGATATTGTCGTTGAAGCTCATAGTAGTATGCATTCAGTACTGTGTACTGCCAACAAGCCACATCATTCTTAAGTACTGCTATCTTGCTATTGAGCTCTGTTATTGCAACAATTCTGCAGAGTACACTGGAGTACTTCAACTACACAACAACACATACAAGTAATTACTGACACTATCTAACTATTGATCACTTACATCAATATTGGAAATTACCATCCTTATACCTATCAGTTGACAGAAATGGACTTCTAAATACATCTTTCCCTCCTCACCACCAGACTCCACTTGCTCATAGAACTGAATAGTTGTAACATCATGGAGGAGGTTGGTGTGATTGTGTACCAAGCCACAATTACTACAGGTGATGTCATTACAGGTGCAGTTGAGTGAGTCAGTATCACCAGAACTTTCAGTTGTGTCATCTTCAGTGATGTTGGCTGGCT
This genomic interval carries:
- the LOC136257099 gene encoding uncharacterized protein, translated to MHFKICIIVAFLATMTAATSSEDSPNNQQFAALPDPDTTIQPANITEDDTTESSGDTDSLNCTCNDITCSNCGLVHNHTNLLHDVTTIQFYEQVESGGEEGKMYLEVHFCQLIGIRMVISNIDLKYSSVLCRIVAITELNSKIAVLKNDVACWQYTVLNAYYYELQRQYQYDHHAVPRAQLNSIFAHLKASTKALQRIKLGLGTLCPVYQRSDYLKVYASLFVMHGDDVIECILRSLVFDIHSLTRGVAYLERQLDPTLSGFMCGNL